The Sulfurimonas sp. HSL-1716 sequence CGACTTTTCAAAGATTTCGGTTATTACGACACATGATTTTAAAAATAAAAAAACGGACTATATTCTTGTAGACAATGCTTCAATGCTCAATAAAAGTTTTTTGGATTATCTGACAAGCCTGAAAAAAGATACTGTGATTTTTGAAAATCACGACGAATTAAAAACATACAGATTCTCATTAAACAACAACTACAGAGCTCAATCTACGATAGAGCTCTTAAACGGCAACCCATATGCTTTGACATTTGTGAATATACGAAGACTTTTAGAAAAAGGTGTTCTTCCTAAAGATATTCTCATAATAACTACAGAAGACGACGACAGATATAAAATTCTTGAAGATCTGCACTCTTTTGTCGAAGACGTACCAGTGATCTTAGATCCGTTTGAGACTATAAACAATCAGGAATTAGGCCATATCCTTATAGCCAACTACGATGAGATATTCGGTTTTTCAAGAGATTATGTATTTATATTTGATCCTAAAGATATAGAGACGAATATCATAAATTTTATATTTTCAAGAGCCGGTAAAAAAACATTTGTAATATATGACCAAGACAATAAGCTTATAGGAAAAATGGATGCAAAAGATATCTAAAACAGACAAAGAGTGGAAAGAACAATTGTCTGCCGAAGCATACGAAGTGTGCAGAGCGCATGGAACAGAAGCGCCTTTTAGCGGCAAGTTTTATGATTTTAAGGGTGATGGCATTTACAGATGTATCTGCTGCGGCCAAGAACTCTTTGACAGCAGCACAAAATACGATTCAAAAACGGGATGGCCAAGTTTTTATGAAACTGTTCGAGACGAAGCCGTTGTCGAAGAAAAAGACACCTCATACGGCATGACAAGAGTCGAAGTGAAATGCTCTAAATGCGATGCACATTTGGGGCATGTCTTTGCCGACGGTCCTATGCCTACAGGGCTTAGATACTGCATAAACTCGGTTTGCCTGGAATTTAAAGAGAGATGATCTTCAAAGTATTTTCCATCGGATAATTTTTTTATTTATACCGCTTATTTGATATAATGCCCAAAAAAATACGGAGAACGAAACTATGAAAAAAATCCTACTCTCGCTGCTGCTGAGCTTTTCTTATCTTATGGCAGGCAACCCGATAGCCGTACTTCAAACGACACAGGGCAATATAGAGCTTGAACTCTATCCCGATGCCGCACCGAAAGCCGTTGAAAATTTTATGACCCATATAAAAGAGGGTTATTACGATCATGTGGCTTTTCACAGAATCATACGCGATTTTATGATCCAAGGCGGAGATCCGACTGAAACGGGCCGCGGAGGGGAATCTATATGGAAAAAACCTTTTAAAGACGAGTTCAAACCAGGATATGCTTTTGATGACGCGGGGGTGCTGGCAATGGCAAATGCAGGACCAAACACGAACGGAAGCCAGTTTTTTATCACGACTGCAAGAACCTCTTGGCTCAACGGACATCACACTATCTTTGGTCATGTCGTCGGTTCTATGGACGCGCTTATGAAATTAAACAAGGTTCCTACTTCGGGAAGATACGGAGGAGACAGACCTTTGGAGCGCCAAGAGATCATAAAGGCGTATATTAAAAAATAGTCTCGCTCAAACATGTCTAAGAGCGTTATCCTTGGATATGTTTGATCATCGCTTTCATCAACCGCAGTTAGATAAAGTTACTCTTCGGAATACCTGCTTTGGCTGAACTGTTTCATCCTGAGAGGATATCTCAATTTGTCTTGACGCATCTTTTTATACAGTTTGTCTTTCATAACGCTCAGTTCTTTGGCATCTACTTCAAAAAACTCCATCATCTTCTTATCCGAAACGTTTGCACTGTCCATCGTAAAAAGTCTCAGCTCTTTTTTCGTGAGTTTTCTTTTTAAGAGTGCGTACAGCTCTTTTTCATCATCTATTATCAAAGCCGGATCGACTTCATAAAACCTGCTTATCACTTCTCTTATGGACATATCCTCATGATACTGCTTCCATACCGAATTTTCTAACATCTTTTTCCTTATATCTTCTCTAGTATCTTTGTCAGATCTTTTGTATCGATTATGATCGTCGATTCTTTTTTAAGTATCTCTTTTGCACAAAACGCGACACGCGTACCTGCATGGGCAAACATTGACAGATCGTTCGCTCCGTCGCCCACGACCATCGTCTCCTCTTCGTTTACACCAAGCAGGTTCTGCAAACGTACCAGCATATCGCCTTTTGAAAAGTTAAACATCATATCACCGCCGACCAAGCCCGTCAATACACCCTCTTTATGATGAAGCGCATTCGAGAAATCCGCATCATATCCGAGAATATCTTTCGCATACGTTGTAGCCGTTCTAAAACCACCGCTAAAGCAGACTACTTTCATGCCGCGCTGTTTCAACTCTTTTATCGTTTCGACCGCACCGTTCATATATGGCAGCGAATGGCTGATCTCTTCGACTTTTTTATACGGAAGTCCTTTTAAAAGAGAAACTCTTTCTTGAAGACTTTCAAAAAAATCTATCTCGCCGTTCATGGCGCGTTCGGTAATAGTCGCGACTCTTTCTCCGATGCCGAGTTCCCTGGCAAAAAAGTCTATCGTCTCGCCATCCATCAATGTCGAATCAAAATCAAACACAGCTAACTTCAAATTTCACTCACTTTAGTTATAATTACGCAATTATACAATAGAGTTTGCCCAAACCTCTTATCTTAGGAATATATTTGTTTACAGAGCTTTTAGATAAATTGAAAAATTCGACCTATATCACGCTTGAGACTACACCAGGACACTCTCCAAGGTTCTCAACGGTGATAGAGCGTCTTGAATCTCTTGGACTCGCAGATCTTGTCGACGGATTCAGCACGACGGACAATCCTTTGGCAAAACTAAAATACAACTCTCTTTTTGCCGCAAAGATGCTTCAAGAGAGATTTAACAAACCCGTTATCGCAACGATGACTATGAGAGACAGAAACATCATCGCCCTTCAGTCCGATCTGCTGGGTGCGAACGAAGCCGACATCAGAGCCATACTCGCTCTTACCGGTGACCCTGCAAAACTCTCCGATCAACCCCATGTAAAAGGCGTCTTTGAGAGCGACAGCACCCTTTTGCTCGATATCATCTCATGCTTTAACTCCTCTATCGACTACGCAGGAAAACCTTTTAGCGTCAAGCCTGAGACCATCTACCCGTTTGGAGTAGTGAACTCCTATGCGAAAAATCCCAAGACACTCCAAAAAAAGATGCAGAAAAAACTGGCAAAAGGCGCTCTTGGTATCATTACCCAGCCGGTTTATGACACAGAAAATACGAAACTGCTTTTGGAACTGATGGAAAAAGCAAAAAAAGAGTGCTGTATCGAAGAAGCAGATGCGACGCTGATCCTCGGAATCTTTCCGATCACAAAACTCAGGACCGCACAGTTCTTGGCTTCGCATGTACCGGGCATCAACGTTCCCGACATCTGGATAGAAAAGCTCAGACGCGCAAACGAGATCTCTCCCCAAGAGGAGTATAAAGTGGGATTTGAACTGAGTAAAGAGCTTTTCGAATCGATAAAAGAGATACATCCGAAGATTCATCTGATGACGGCGAACCAGTTTGAGATCGCCAAAGAGATACTACTGTAAATTTTATCTGCCTTAAAAAGGCAAGCTTTAGTGCCTAAGCGGCTAGCGTAGTGAAATGGGCTTTGCTCATTTTACGTTTAAAAGTTTATTTTATAAGGGAAAAAATGATAGATTTAAAACTGCTTCAAAAAGATTTTGACAATATTTCTGTACAACTTAAAAGAAAAGGGGTCGACGAAGAGATACTTGCCGATCTCAAAGCCAAGAACGAAACTTTAAAAGAGGCGAAAACTGCCTATGAAGCTGCGCAGGCGGCGCAAAACGAGATGAGCAAGCTCTTTGGCGTCTACAAACGCGAAGGCAAAGATATAACCGAACTCAAAGAAAAAGTGGACGCTAACAAGATAAGGGTCACAGAACTCCTCGATGTTCAAAGAGAAGCCGAAGAAACCCTTGTCAAACGTGCCATGGCAGTACCGAACCTTCCAGATGCCGACGTACCCGACGGTGAAGATGAAGAGAGCAATGTCGAGATAA is a genomic window containing:
- the msrB gene encoding peptide-methionine (R)-S-oxide reductase MsrB: MQKISKTDKEWKEQLSAEAYEVCRAHGTEAPFSGKFYDFKGDGIYRCICCGQELFDSSTKYDSKTGWPSFYETVRDEAVVEEKDTSYGMTRVEVKCSKCDAHLGHVFADGPMPTGLRYCINSVCLEFKER
- a CDS encoding peptidylprolyl isomerase produces the protein MKKILLSLLLSFSYLMAGNPIAVLQTTQGNIELELYPDAAPKAVENFMTHIKEGYYDHVAFHRIIRDFMIQGGDPTETGRGGESIWKKPFKDEFKPGYAFDDAGVLAMANAGPNTNGSQFFITTARTSWLNGHHTIFGHVVGSMDALMKLNKVPTSGRYGGDRPLERQEIIKAYIKK
- the serB gene encoding phosphoserine phosphatase SerB, whose translation is MKLAVFDFDSTLMDGETIDFFARELGIGERVATITERAMNGEIDFFESLQERVSLLKGLPYKKVEEISHSLPYMNGAVETIKELKQRGMKVVCFSGGFRTATTYAKDILGYDADFSNALHHKEGVLTGLVGGDMMFNFSKGDMLVRLQNLLGVNEEETMVVGDGANDLSMFAHAGTRVAFCAKEILKKESTIIIDTKDLTKILEKI
- a CDS encoding methylenetetrahydrofolate reductase, translated to MFTELLDKLKNSTYITLETTPGHSPRFSTVIERLESLGLADLVDGFSTTDNPLAKLKYNSLFAAKMLQERFNKPVIATMTMRDRNIIALQSDLLGANEADIRAILALTGDPAKLSDQPHVKGVFESDSTLLLDIISCFNSSIDYAGKPFSVKPETIYPFGVVNSYAKNPKTLQKKMQKKLAKGALGIITQPVYDTENTKLLLELMEKAKKECCIEEADATLILGIFPITKLRTAQFLASHVPGINVPDIWIEKLRRANEISPQEEYKVGFELSKELFESIKEIHPKIHLMTANQFEIAKEILL